A window of the Desulfobacula toluolica Tol2 genome harbors these coding sequences:
- a CDS encoding methylenetetrahydrofolate reductase has translation MNELKSGSEFKPGNDLKSGSNLEKVLKAGYFAFTGECGPPKGANVRHLKEKFQYLKGNVDAVNMTDNQTAVVRMSSLAGSALLVEEGLEPNFQMVCRDRNRLAIMSDILGAYALGIRNMLCLSGDHQTFGNHPEAKNVHDIDSMQLISVVKKMRDEEKFINGEEIDVAPRMFIGAACNPFADPYEYRVYRLANKIEAGADFIQTQCIFNMEKFRDFMKKAVDMGLHERCYILAGVTPMKNAGMANFMSKFVPGMDIPDSLIKRLKGVDKRDQAEEGIKFALEQVEEFKQMEGVSGVHMMAIEWEHKMPEIAERAGMLPRPAV, from the coding sequence ATGAATGAGCTTAAGTCAGGCAGCGAATTTAAACCAGGAAATGATCTTAAGTCGGGAAGTAATCTTGAAAAGGTTCTAAAGGCCGGTTATTTCGCATTCACAGGAGAGTGCGGCCCCCCCAAAGGTGCCAATGTCCGGCATCTGAAAGAAAAATTTCAATATCTCAAAGGCAATGTGGATGCTGTGAATATGACCGATAACCAGACAGCAGTGGTCAGGATGTCTTCTCTTGCAGGGTCGGCTCTGTTGGTTGAAGAAGGGCTGGAACCCAATTTTCAGATGGTCTGCCGGGACCGCAACCGCCTGGCCATCATGAGCGATATTTTGGGTGCCTATGCCCTGGGTATTCGGAATATGCTGTGTCTTTCCGGGGATCACCAGACATTTGGCAACCATCCTGAAGCCAAAAATGTTCATGATATTGATTCCATGCAGCTTATCTCAGTAGTAAAAAAGATGAGGGATGAGGAAAAGTTCATTAACGGTGAGGAAATTGATGTTGCACCCCGGATGTTCATTGGTGCGGCATGCAACCCTTTTGCCGACCCCTATGAATACCGGGTATACCGGCTGGCCAATAAAATAGAAGCCGGGGCTGATTTTATTCAGACCCAGTGTATCTTTAACATGGAAAAGTTCCGGGATTTCATGAAAAAGGCTGTGGACATGGGGCTTCATGAACGCTGCTATATTCTGGCCGGAGTTACCCCCATGAAAAATGCGGGTATGGCCAATTTCATGTCAAAATTCGTGCCTGGCATGGACATTCCCGATTCTCTGATCAAGCGCCTCAAGGGTGTGGACAAGCGTGACCAGGCAGAAGAGGGCATCAAGTTCGCCCTGGAACAGGTGGAAGAATTCAAACAGATGGAAGGGGTTTCAGGGGTACACATGATGGCCATTGAATGGGAACACAAGATGCCTGAAATCGCCGAACGGGCGGGGATGTTGCCCAGGCCTGCGGTGTAG
- a CDS encoding type II toxin-antitoxin system HipA family toxin: protein MIWLDVNITLPDNTTINCGEIVTREPDKKGIIPGAFQYTREYLEHPKAFPLDPVTLPLRQEEFTVQRPEGIHAVFEDALPDNWGRKILIQKAGLPRSEQRPPNLLGVLGANGLGALSFAPKGQITHINQPADIVSLPDLLEAALRYDAGLPVNEKQLKLLFVHGSSPGGARPKTLVQREPGYLCLAKFPKHDDSFCVERIEAGCLEMARLSGLDVPDFEIREVGGRNILLIKRFDISEHGGRYHMISMQTLLQAEGYYQLGYKDLFEILRKYSFQPSVDIPMLFRQMTFNAAIGNTDDHLKNFCILHKEPGFCLSPAYDVLPDLYERREHVLSFPMGSGQLPPNRLTLQQIGKKLKIPRTEGIIDDVLSAVSKWKEIFQQYRVPEFDIQRLEWGIQRRLSALEKPADIPEK, encoded by the coding sequence ATGATCTGGCTGGACGTTAACATCACCCTTCCCGATAACACAACCATCAATTGCGGGGAAATCGTCACCAGGGAACCAGACAAAAAAGGTATCATTCCCGGGGCCTTTCAATATACCCGGGAATATCTTGAGCATCCAAAGGCTTTCCCTTTGGATCCCGTAACCCTTCCTCTGAGACAGGAAGAGTTTACCGTACAAAGGCCGGAAGGGATTCACGCTGTTTTTGAAGACGCTCTGCCAGATAATTGGGGCAGGAAAATCCTGATACAGAAAGCCGGGCTGCCCCGCAGCGAACAGCGCCCGCCAAATCTGCTTGGGGTTTTGGGAGCCAATGGATTGGGGGCCTTGTCATTTGCGCCAAAAGGGCAGATAACGCATATCAATCAGCCGGCTGATATTGTAAGCCTGCCGGATCTTTTAGAGGCGGCCCTGCGATATGATGCGGGACTGCCGGTGAATGAAAAACAATTAAAATTGCTGTTTGTCCATGGCAGTTCTCCCGGCGGAGCCAGGCCAAAAACCCTTGTTCAAAGGGAGCCTGGATATCTGTGCCTTGCAAAATTCCCAAAGCATGATGATTCTTTTTGCGTTGAACGGATTGAGGCTGGATGCCTTGAAATGGCAAGGTTGTCCGGCCTGGATGTACCTGATTTTGAAATCAGGGAAGTTGGCGGCCGAAATATTTTACTGATAAAGAGATTTGATATTTCCGAACACGGCGGTCGGTATCACATGATCAGCATGCAGACACTGCTGCAGGCGGAAGGATACTATCAACTGGGATACAAAGACCTGTTTGAAATCCTCAGAAAATACAGTTTTCAACCATCTGTCGATATCCCCATGCTGTTTCGCCAGATGACTTTCAATGCGGCAATCGGGAATACCGATGATCATCTGAAAAATTTCTGCATACTCCATAAAGAGCCTGGTTTTTGTTTGTCTCCGGCATACGATGTGTTGCCGGATTTATATGAAAGAAGAGAGCATGTTTTATCTTTCCCGATGGGATCCGGGCAGTTGCCTCCCAACCGGCTTACATTACAGCAAATCGGTAAAAAACTTAAAATTCCCCGGACAGAGGGTATTATTGACGACGTCCTTTCCGCCGTCTCAAAATGGAAGGAAATTTTCCAACAATACCGTGTTCCTGAATTTGACATCCAGAGACTTGAATGGGGAATTCAAAGAAGATTAAGCGCCCTGGAGAAACCTGCGGATATCCCGGAGAAATAA
- a CDS encoding helix-turn-helix domain-containing protein, whose protein sequence is MDDKIKQLGQRLKKARLERNDPQREFAFRIGVSIPTLYKMEQGDPSISIGKWEKALAVLDRLDDLDYLLAPRKSLFEEVRNQKRDKPRQRAGKKRIKK, encoded by the coding sequence GTGGATGATAAAATAAAACAATTGGGGCAACGCCTGAAAAAAGCCCGGCTGGAACGTAATGATCCGCAAAGGGAGTTTGCCTTTCGAATCGGCGTGTCGATTCCCACACTCTATAAAATGGAACAAGGGGACCCTTCAATATCAATCGGCAAGTGGGAAAAAGCCTTGGCCGTGCTTGACAGGCTTGACGACCTGGATTATCTGCTGGCCCCCCGAAAATCCTTATTTGAAGAGGTCCGGAATCAAAAGCGGGACAAACCCAGGCAACGGGCTGGCAAAAAGAGGATAAAAAAATGA